Part of the Anopheles coluzzii chromosome 3, AcolN3, whole genome shotgun sequence genome is shown below.
GATGATGTGGATGAGGATTGAGGAGGAAGAGAGTACAAGCAATGCATCGAACGGAAAAGACGATTTGCGGGCatcaaaatcaattaaaatatttaacgCGCCGTTTCCATTATGTGTCTGCAATATTGGCCGCCATAGAGGGTGTGGGTTTCGGTTtgaggtttttgtttcattttttccgtttcgtttACACTCTTGATTAATGGACCAATTTTGCAATACAGTCTGTGGATTTTTGCAAGTTTTTTTTAGCACAAAGGCAAGATAAAACAAATGGTGTTTGTCATCAAATAGAAGGTCTTTTTCAGTTGTAATGCTTACACCACACATTGCTCTTATTCTCTGCGGCACATGTATGAAGAGTCATCCCAATCTGCACTAATTAATGCTTACACTGTATGAGATGCAGTTTTGGGCTGTGTCAATTCCAAAGGTCACAATTAACCCCGCCTAGTGTGAAATcgtgtttgtgctgtgtcAGCATGACTTGctgaaatatttcataccGTACATGCATCAATGTTTATTGGAGCGTCAGTAAGTGCACTAAACACGTACACTGTCACCAAGCTTTATCAGCGATTAGTGCTTTCCCACTGCAGAGATATCAAATCTCTATCGAACATTTTCTATCGGGCGTGATTAGAAGGGTTTTAAAACAATCATCATTGAGGTGGTAGCAAACGGTTCCGAGCCAAACGGTTCAGTCAGTGTCGTACAGCGGTTTGGAGCAGTGTTACTGTGGCAAAATGATGCTCCTCGTGGCTATTGTGGTGGTGTACTTGAGCTACGTACTGTTCAAGTATCACCAAAAGCGACAACAATTGCTAGAAATATCGAAATATTTCAAGGGTCCCCGAGCGGACTACTTCCTGGGATGTTTCTATCTGTTCCGAAACAAGTCCGTTGCAGGTACGTAATGAACAGTGCTCAATGAAAGTGATTTGTCATTCTCATGTACCTTGTATGCCCGGAAATGTTACAGAAATATTTGACTTGCTCAATGACCTGCACCGAAAGTATGGCCACGATGTTACTATGATCGGAGCGTTCAACGATCTTGTGCTAGACATCTCCAGCACCCAGAACGTGGAGAAAGTGCTGCTCGCCAAGACGACGAAAAAGTCCTTCCCGTACGAATTCCTCGAGCCATGGCTCGGTACCGGTCTGCTGCTATCGTTCGGCGAGAAGTGGTTCCAGCGGCGAAGAATCATCACACCAGCGTTCCACTTCAAAATACTCGATCAATTCATGGACGTGTTCAATCACGAGGCGGACGTGCTGGTATCGAAGCTCGAGAAGCGCGTCAACCAGGGCGAGTTTGATATCTACGATTATATCACGCTCTATGCGCTTGATAGTATTTGTGGTAGGTTTGGTTGCTTCACACGATTAGCTGACTTAGCTGGTGCCTTATCTGAATCACACTCTCTTATCGCCATTTCTCCCCAAAACCCTAGCGACCTCCATGGGAGTGCAGATCAATGCGCAAGAGGACCCAAACAATGAGTACGCACGGGGCGTAAAGCAAATGTCAGAGTTTATCTTCCGCCGTGTGTTTAGCGTACTGCGCCAGTTCCCGGCCCTGTTCTTCCTGTATCCATTCGCGCGGGAGCAAGGGCGTGTGATTAAGAAGCTGCACGATTTTACCAACTCGGTGATAAACACGAGAAGAAGTCAGCTGCAGGCAGAACAGGCCGTCGGTAAGGTCGAGTTTAATGCGGATGAGGATGAGCTTTATTCGAAGCGTAGGGACACGTTCCTCGATCAGCTGCTGAAGGTAACGATCGATGGAAAGCCCCTCAGCACGGCCGATATTCGTGAGGAGGTGGACACGTTCATGTTCGAAGGCCACGACACAACGACTTCGGGCATTTCGTTCACCATTCTGCAGCTTGCCAAGCATCAAGAAATTCAGCAGAAGCTGTACGAAGAGATCGATGGAATGTTGGGAGCGGAAGCTAAGAGCACTGTACTGACCAGTGCCTTGCTGCAGGACATGAAGTACTTGGATCTGGTGGTGAAGGAGTCACTCCGGCTTGTACCACCCGTTCCGTTTATCGGGCGTAAACTTCTCGAGGACATGGAAATGagtgagtttgtttgtttttacttccTCGGTAACAATGTACTAACTAAAGCTATGAACTACTTGCAGATGGCACTACAATTCCAGCAGGCACCACGATCTCGCTCAACATCTTTAATGTCCATCGCAACCCGAAGGTGTTCCCCGAGCCGGAAAAGTTTATCCCCGAGCGGTTCTCGGACGCGAACGAAATTAAGCGCGGTCCGTACGACTATATCCCGTTCAGTGCCGGGTTTAGGAACTGTATTGGACAGAAGTACGCGCTGCTGGAGATGAAGGTAACGCTCGTGAAGCTGCTGGCTAGTTATCGGATCCTGCCCGGCGAGTCCATCGATCAAGTGCGCTACAAGACCGATCTAGTGCTTCGACCGACTGGTGGAATTCCGGTGAAGCTTGTGAAGAGAAGTTAAGGTGTGGTGTATTTATTAAAGTTCTAGTTAAGGTGGGTCGTATCTAGTCTGGATTTTGTCTAAAAACTGTTGTATATCTTAATTCCTTTAATAAAGCAATGCCAGCTTGATAAATGTACATATCATTGAACGTTTCACTTCTTTTAAGCTCATAAGTTATTCTACCACGCTTTGtgtgaaatgaatttattaACCGAGGAGCTAAGACGTTTAATCTTTTCGGTCGTGATTTCTACCGCAGCTAGTAAGAAAAAGCTTATACACAGgcggaacacacacaaataatctTTTCGGTTTGCTGGTGCCCAGTTTTATCCGTCCGGAAGGTCGTCCGCACACTGTTGGTGTCGCAAAGTTTTTTGTCCTCAAGAGGTGGAGTTTTTCTTTTAACAAttttcctctctttttttccttgcAAGCTACCACACAGCGTCTTTAGAAAATGTCCCAATTGTTAGCTGTTGTCACTTGAGGTTTCTTGGTTCGGTTCTGTTAAGATTTccttctccctctccctcGTGCTTTCTTTGCACATGTTGCGAGTGTACAAGAAACGGATGCACACAACAGAACAAGCCGTCAAGGATCTTaaactttttcttcgcttccgtgccaagaaaaaaaaaaaagctaccaAAAGTTGACGAAAAAAGAAGCAGCGTAAGAAACTCTTGTACCCTCGAAATGGTAGCTTGTGAACGGTGAATGTTTTTGTCAGAACTTTTCTCATTCTTTGGCGTGACCGCCCTGAACGCGCTTGGCATTACGCCTGAACTTGGTCAACTTTCCTCTGAGCGGTTGAAGCTTTTGTTCGCAATCTTGGTTTGTGTACGATCTCCGCGGGGATGCAGCCCTTCCCATCGCCACACAGCCTTCACATGTACTGCCATTTTCTTCATTCCAAGCTGGCCACTAAGCCGATGAGGATAATGTTAAGAAGCATGAAACATAACAAATAATGCTTGCTTACTGTGCGAAGCGGGGCGAAAAATAAGCTGCTGTACAAACGCGCGGTACAACCGGCGGTCTCTGGCACAATCCGCTCTAGTCAATCCGTCTTGCGTGGAGTGAGTCGGTGGGCCAAATATTTCACAGAAGATGTACGACCACGCTCGCCTCCGCCCAACCCAACGGACGAGCGTGAAAATCCGACCAGGCGAGGTCGAATGTATGAGCCGAgccggtgtgtatgtgtgtgtggttttgctaCTCACTCGCGCGACTTTTGCTTCGTTGCGAAATGTGAAAGCTTTCGCGAAAGGGGCCTAAGCGGGCTGGGCCGTGTACGGGGTGAAGCGTGAACATCCTCTCGGGACGATGGCGGGACGTTTGGCAAACTTTCCGAAAATGGATGGGCGTTCATCCATTCACGGCCGTGTTTCCACTTATTTGGAGAAGGtgcaaaatgatgaaaaatacATGTGACggatggagtttttttttactggtGGCATCTCCTACAAGTGCGGATGCATCAGCCAGGGAGGGTggacggtgatgatgattttttatcaTGTTTGGTCTTAGATGGAATTTATGCAGCTGGGATGATACGAATCAAGGAGAAGGGAAGAGataacagagagaaagagaaagagagtgataaaaaacacacaccccaaCCGAAAGGATGTTCCTGCCAGTCGAGAGTCTGGCTGAGGCTGTGGTTAGACgactttttaattaaactgtcATTTGGATCATTGCACGAAAGTTTTGGGATAAAGATAGAGAAAGTGGAAAGCAACGAGAATGAGTGTATTTTACTAAAGACTTTGGTTAGTAATTTTGGAAAAGTCAATCACttttttatggcatttttAACAAGACATTTCAGAGTTCAAACTATGTTATTCTTgtcttttttactttatttgaatattaatTTTGGAGAGAACTTATAGGAGAATATTCGGAACTTGATTTGGTTGTTAATTTTCACATAAATTACGCTTTTCCTCATCCAAGTATTATCGTATACAGTAATAGTATCATTGTTGTCGAGGTACATTACATCCCAACGAGTTAAATTTCGCTTGAAACATCCTTTTTCCAGTTCCAAGTAACAGGCATCATAATAACAAAATGACTCATAAgtgaacacaaaacaacagcgCACCAAACAGCAGAAGTACGGTATAAATTGCTCGTCGTGCAACAGCTAGAGTTGCCTGTACCTACACGACTCCGGCACGAAGAGTTTAACGagcaaatgaagcaaacaTCCCTTTCCCAAGCTAAGCAAAGCGTCTGCAAACGCTCATGCACAacctccccacacacacgAAGCCGTCATAAAAATTGACGATAATAACTAGAACCCTTGATAAAGACACTGTGACACCGCAAAAGCTGTTTTCATTACAATTATTTTACAGCCTGCCCTGTGTGCGTTTTACATGCGAAATCTTACGCCTTCTTGGAGCATACACGAGTTGCTTAAAATGTCGTCTGTTTGCTAGCAGGAGTCGGCGAGAAGCAAGTGCATGCTGTGTTGTACATGAGTTTAAAAATGATCTCTTCCCTCCTTCTAAACACACTGATGATGTT
Proteins encoded:
- the LOC120955275 gene encoding cytochrome P450 4C1-like, which gives rise to MMLLVAIVVVYLSYVLFKYHQKRQQLLEISKYFKGPRADYFLGCFYLFRNKSVAEIFDLLNDLHRKYGHDVTMIGAFNDLVLDISSTQNVEKVLLAKTTKKSFPYEFLEPWLGTGLLLSFGEKWFQRRRIITPAFHFKILDQFMDVFNHEADVLVSKLEKRVNQGEFDIYDYITLYALDSICATSMGVQINAQEDPNNEYARGVKQMSEFIFRRVFSVLRQFPALFFLYPFAREQGRVIKKLHDFTNSVINTRRSQLQAEQAVGKVEFNADEDELYSKRRDTFLDQLLKVTIDGKPLSTADIREEVDTFMFEGHDTTTSGISFTILQLAKHQEIQQKLYEEIDGMLGAEAKSTVLTSALLQDMKYLDLVVKESLRLVPPVPFIGRKLLEDMEMNGTTIPAGTTISLNIFNVHRNPKVFPEPEKFIPERFSDANEIKRGPYDYIPFSAGFRNCIGQKYALLEMKVTLVKLLASYRILPGESIDQVRYKTDLVLRPTGGIPVKLVKRS